In Thiovibrio frasassiensis, one DNA window encodes the following:
- a CDS encoding PstS family phosphate ABC transporter substrate-binding protein gives MKKNILIALLFLLVFSPFPALALQPGAQKSPENPRVLVIPGTGDSQNLLRKLAQLFGRNRPGFTVEIPESIGSGGGIRSVLTGKNEIARVARPLTEKESGQTLSFRVFAHSPIVFAVSSEIAGVESLTLAQLVEIYSGKIQYWDSLGGSGKIYVMNREDGDSSRTVLDQLVPGFKEIIVPPGSVIYSTPEAVQTLLSSPNTIGYLPMPALIDTGLKVLKVQDVAPSAANIREKKYRLVVPFALVWKEPLSPLAQHFLDFLSSPGARKLMLENGVIPVNESN, from the coding sequence ATGAAAAAAAATATCCTCATTGCGCTCCTTTTTCTTCTTGTCTTTTCTCCCTTCCCTGCCCTGGCTCTGCAGCCAGGTGCGCAGAAATCCCCGGAAAACCCAAGGGTCCTGGTTATTCCCGGCACCGGCGACAGCCAGAACCTGTTGCGCAAGCTCGCCCAGCTCTTCGGCAGAAACCGTCCCGGCTTTACCGTGGAAATCCCTGAGAGCATCGGCAGCGGCGGCGGGATCAGGTCGGTTCTTACCGGAAAAAACGAGATCGCCAGGGTGGCTCGGCCATTAACGGAAAAAGAGAGCGGTCAGACGCTTTCCTTTCGGGTTTTTGCCCATTCGCCCATCGTTTTTGCGGTCAGTTCCGAGATTGCCGGGGTAGAGAGCCTAACCCTTGCGCAACTTGTCGAGATCTATTCGGGCAAGATCCAGTATTGGGACAGTCTGGGCGGCAGTGGCAAGATCTATGTGATGAACAGAGAAGATGGCGATTCCTCCCGCACGGTGCTCGATCAACTCGTCCCCGGCTTTAAAGAGATTATTGTGCCTCCAGGCTCGGTAATCTATTCCACCCCGGAGGCTGTGCAGACGCTGTTGTCCTCGCCAAACACCATCGGTTATCTGCCCATGCCCGCGCTGATCGACACCGGACTCAAGGTGCTTAAGGTTCAGGATGTGGCCCCTTCCGCCGCCAACATCCGGGAGAAAAAATACCGGCTGGTTGTCCCCTTTGCCCTGGTGTGGAAAGAGCCTCTCTCGCCGCTGGCCCAGCATTTTCTTGATTTCCTCTCAAGTCCCGGGGCAAGAAAGCTTATGTTGGAAAATGGCGTCATCCCTGTAAACGAGAGTAACTGA
- a CDS encoding autotransporter outer membrane beta-barrel domain-containing protein, which translates to MSKGFTYAKTPSLQRLALIAVTIVANTALSASISQAASFEIVDGETVTTQQTLNDNETGTIQAGGQLNTAATAVTASGINNIVNNDGSISTTGGNSLGIVSQGVNATLCNSGTISTTGDYSYGIYSHGISASITTSGTISTTGEYSYGIYSDGISASITNSDTISTIGDDSYGIYSEGISAIITNSGTISTTGINGLGIYSDGANAVISNSGNISSSGNSGYGIASYADNAVISNSGTISTTGLAAYGIASSVGADNAVITNTGSISTIGSNGDSIRSLGDFATIVNSGHISTTGDSARGIVSQGDNATIVNSGHISTSGVSALGIYSDGLSANIINSGSIFTSGNGSYGISSWSNFATIVNSGTISTTGDIASGIYSEGNNAVITNSGTISTTGDNALGFYSSGDNAVITNSGSISTTGGSTSAFRTYGDNTSITNSGIISTTGPLARVIETYGDNTAISNSGTISTAGLASLGIFADGDTSTIANSGSITITGDNGVGIATVGPNITINNSGSISTTGDNGVGIDAAETNTTINNSGLIASTGANGYAIDGDTDTTLNLLPGSRIIGRIDLGNNGGDLDTVNIHGIFGSSVLNFENTEVINLYTDNAVKIGNTVVVVEPTGESARAASLNTLATGVHQVIGQRMQRTPAKQPIQLAALTLSPGMLHQDRQPVAWGQVFGSKGERAQEGQMLAYDSHLGGVVIGYEQDFGKCRAGVLVGAATGTTETAMTDTDTDSVFLGVYNHVFLGPVNLTVTLIGGNEAHDTQRQVLDNMNGYETATSNTDSYFISPSLTLGSSYVLTPKIDLRPSATVTYSGGRYDGYEETGTTNANLQVDSRTVHALSTRLQLEAAQRVAAGEISLRAGIQTRHTDSGTIEMHLGGSDFRFNAAGDENVAGGFIGCGTQLLLSDRLSLVADAEYGQMSGNETQVAGQVTLQYQF; encoded by the coding sequence ATGTCTAAAGGATTCACATACGCCAAGACCCCTTCCCTCCAGCGTCTCGCTCTGATTGCGGTGACGATTGTGGCCAACACCGCCCTCTCCGCATCCATATCCCAGGCCGCCTCATTTGAGATTGTGGATGGCGAGACGGTAACTACCCAGCAAACCCTCAATGACAACGAAACCGGCACCATCCAAGCCGGAGGTCAGCTCAATACAGCGGCCACGGCTGTCACTGCATCCGGCATTAACAATATCGTGAATAATGATGGCTCCATCTCCACGACCGGTGGTAATAGCCTCGGCATTGTCTCTCAGGGTGTCAATGCCACCCTCTGCAACAGTGGCACCATTTCCACGACCGGTGATTATTCTTACGGCATTTACTCTCATGGAATCAGTGCAAGCATCACCACCAGTGGCACCATTTCCACGACCGGCGAATATTCTTACGGTATTTACTCTGATGGAATCAGTGCAAGCATCACCAACAGTGACACCATTTCCACGATCGGTGATGATTCTTACGGCATTTACTCTGAGGGAATCAGTGCAATCATCACCAACAGTGGCACCATTTCAACGACCGGTATTAATGGCCTCGGCATTTATTCTGATGGCGCCAATGCCGTCATCAGCAACAGCGGGAACATTTCTTCGTCCGGCAACTCCGGTTACGGCATTGCCTCTTACGCTGACAATGCCGTCATCAGCAACAGTGGCACTATTTCCACAACCGGTTTAGCTGCTTACGGTATTGCCTCTAGTGTTGGCGCTGACAATGCCGTCATCACCAACACTGGCTCCATTTCCACGATCGGGAGCAATGGTGACAGCATTCGCTCATTGGGCGACTTTGCCACCATCGTCAACAGTGGTCACATTTCCACGACTGGAGATAGTGCTCGCGGCATTGTCTCTCAGGGTGACAATGCCACCATCGTCAACAGTGGTCACATTTCCACAAGTGGCGTTAGTGCTCTCGGCATTTACTCTGACGGACTCAGTGCAAATATCATCAACAGCGGCAGCATTTTTACGTCCGGTAACGGTAGTTACGGCATTTCCTCATGGAGCAACTTTGCCACCATTGTCAACAGTGGCACCATTTCCACGACCGGCGATATTGCCTCCGGCATTTACTCTGAGGGTAACAATGCCGTTATCACCAACAGTGGCACCATTTCCACAACTGGCGACAATGCTCTCGGCTTTTACTCATCGGGTGACAATGCCGTCATCACCAACAGCGGCAGCATTTCCACCACTGGCGGATCAACCAGTGCTTTTCGAACTTACGGCGACAATACCAGTATCACCAACAGTGGCATCATTTCCACGACTGGCCCCCTTGCTCGAGTCATTGAAACATACGGGGACAATACCGCCATCAGCAACAGCGGCACCATCAGCACAGCAGGCTTGGCTTCTCTTGGCATTTTTGCGGATGGAGACACGAGCACCATCGCCAACAGCGGCAGCATCACCATAACAGGCGACAATGGGGTCGGGATTGCAACGGTGGGACCCAATATTACCATCAATAACAGCGGCAGCATCAGCACGACAGGCGACAATGGGGTCGGCATTGATGCGGCAGAGACCAACACCACCATCAACAACAGCGGGCTGATTGCATCAACAGGCGCAAACGGTTATGCTATCGATGGCGACACCGACACCACCTTAAACCTGCTTCCCGGCTCCCGGATCATCGGCCGCATCGACCTGGGTAATAACGGCGGCGACCTCGATACCGTCAATATCCACGGCATCTTCGGTTCGTCGGTGCTGAACTTCGAAAACACCGAGGTCATCAACCTCTATACCGATAACGCGGTGAAGATCGGCAATACCGTGGTTGTAGTTGAACCCACGGGCGAATCGGCCCGCGCTGCCAGCTTGAATACCTTGGCCACAGGGGTGCACCAGGTGATCGGTCAGCGGATGCAGCGCACTCCGGCCAAGCAACCCATTCAACTTGCCGCGCTGACTCTTAGCCCCGGCATGCTGCATCAGGATCGGCAGCCGGTGGCCTGGGGTCAGGTGTTTGGCAGCAAAGGCGAACGGGCACAGGAAGGCCAGATGCTGGCCTACGACTCCCACCTTGGCGGGGTGGTGATCGGCTACGAGCAGGATTTCGGCAAGTGCCGCGCGGGGGTGCTGGTTGGGGCTGCCACGGGGACAACAGAAACCGCGATGACTGACACCGATACCGACAGTGTTTTTCTTGGTGTTTACAACCATGTCTTTCTTGGCCCGGTCAATCTCACCGTTACCCTGATCGGCGGCAACGAGGCCCACGACACCCAGCGCCAGGTGCTGGACAACATGAACGGCTATGAAACCGCAACCAGCAATACCGACAGCTACTTCATCAGCCCCTCACTCACCCTGGGCAGCAGCTATGTGCTCACCCCCAAAATTGACTTGCGGCCATCCGCCACTGTGACCTACAGCGGAGGCCGCTATGATGGCTATGAAGAGACCGGCACCACCAACGCCAACCTGCAGGTGGACTCCCGCACCGTGCATGCGCTCTCGACCCGGCTGCAACTGGAGGCGGCGCAAAGGGTGGCCGCAGGCGAAATCAGCCTGCGGGCAGGCATCCAGACCCGACACACCGACAGCGGCACCATCGAGATGCACCTCGGCGGCAGCGATTTCCGCTTCAACGCGGCGGGCGACGAGAATGTGGCCGGCGGCTTTATCGGCTGCGGCACCCAGCTGCTGTTGAGCGACAGGCTGAGCTTGGTGGCTGATGCGGAATATGGCCAGATGAGCGGTAATGAAACGCAAGTGGCCGGACAGGTCACCCTGCAGTATCAGTTCTGA
- a CDS encoding endonuclease domain-containing protein: protein MGSQNACATVRKDPLSPRERDRERAPKKLLTRARALRRQSSEAEKALWQHLRARRLNGYKFRRQVVIETYIVDFICVEAKLVVEADGGQHTEQRAYDAVRTARLEQLGYRIIRFWNHEILGELDAVLAEISAALQDIPSPQPSP from the coding sequence ATGGGTTCGCAAAATGCTTGCGCCACGGTAAGGAAAGATCCCCTCTCCCCCCGGGAGAGGGACAGGGAGAGGGCACCCAAAAAGCTGCTGACACGGGCTCGCGCCTTACGCCGACAATCCAGCGAGGCTGAAAAAGCGCTCTGGCAGCACCTCCGGGCCCGTCGTCTCAACGGCTACAAGTTTCGTCGTCAAGTGGTCATTGAAACTTATATTGTTGATTTCATCTGTGTTGAGGCAAAGCTGGTCGTTGAAGCCGATGGAGGTCAGCACACGGAACAAAGGGCCTACGATGCCGTGCGGACGGCAAGACTGGAACAATTGGGATACAGGATTATCCGCTTCTGGAACCATGAAATACTGGGTGAGCTTGATGCTGTGCTTGCAGAGATTTCCGCTGCATTGCAGGACATTCCCTCACCCCAACCCTCTCCCTGA
- a CDS encoding ABC transporter ATP-binding protein gives MLLELKNLSAGFYSDRGFAPVLDKVSFTIAAGETAALVGESGSGKSVTALSILGLLERDAAKIEGQVLFNGEDLVAMPEDKLRRIRGNRIAMIFQEPMTSLNPVYSIGAQLVEPLMLHQNLDKKAAALKAENLLERCGISDAPQRLNSFPHQLSGGQRQRVMIAMALACRPDLLIADEPTTALDVTIQAQILALIKEIQQEMGMALLLITHDLNMVEKIAQQVHIMHQGRIVESGPTAEVFRKPQDPYTIHLLNSVPHELPTPKDNPPPLLTATNLSCHFPIKAGFLRRTVNTIKAVDEVSLTIRQGTTFGVVGESGSGKSTLGMCLLKLVNSRGTLLYEGRDLLTLSNRQWRPLRRDLQVVFQDPFSSLSPRLNVGQIVGEGLSVHGLGNREERKQRVAEALIEVGLEPEMIERYPHEFSGGQRQRIAIARAVVLKPRFLVLDEPTSALDMTIQAQIIELLKNLQAKHGITYFFISHDLRVIKAMADEVAVMQNGCIVESGPAAQLFANPSHPYTRKLFSAAFDLATA, from the coding sequence ATGCTGCTTGAGCTGAAAAATCTTTCCGCCGGTTTTTATTCGGACCGCGGCTTTGCCCCGGTATTGGACAAGGTCTCCTTTACCATTGCCGCAGGGGAAACCGCGGCTCTGGTGGGTGAATCCGGGTCCGGCAAATCGGTGACTGCCCTTTCCATTTTGGGGCTGTTGGAAAGGGACGCGGCCAAGATCGAGGGGCAGGTCCTTTTTAACGGCGAGGATCTGGTCGCCATGCCGGAAGACAAGCTGCGAAGGATTCGCGGCAACCGCATCGCCATGATCTTCCAGGAGCCCATGACCTCGCTCAACCCGGTTTACTCCATCGGCGCCCAGCTGGTGGAGCCGCTGATGCTCCACCAGAATCTCGACAAAAAAGCGGCGGCCCTAAAAGCGGAGAATCTCCTGGAGCGTTGCGGGATCTCCGATGCCCCCCAGCGGCTGAACAGCTTCCCCCATCAGCTCTCCGGCGGCCAGCGGCAACGGGTGATGATTGCCATGGCCCTGGCCTGTCGGCCGGACCTCTTGATCGCCGACGAGCCCACCACGGCGCTCGATGTCACCATCCAGGCGCAGATCCTCGCCCTGATCAAGGAGATCCAGCAGGAAATGGGCATGGCCCTATTGCTCATTACCCACGATCTCAACATGGTGGAGAAGATCGCCCAGCAGGTCCACATCATGCATCAGGGCAGGATCGTGGAAAGCGGCCCCACCGCCGAGGTGTTCCGCAAGCCGCAGGACCCTTACACCATCCATCTCCTCAACAGCGTGCCCCATGAACTCCCCACTCCTAAGGACAACCCGCCACCGCTCCTCACCGCCACCAACCTCTCCTGCCATTTCCCGATCAAGGCCGGGTTCTTGCGGCGCACGGTGAATACCATCAAGGCGGTGGACGAGGTGAGCCTCACCATCCGCCAGGGCACCACCTTCGGGGTGGTCGGCGAATCCGGCTCCGGGAAAAGCACCCTGGGCATGTGCCTGCTCAAGCTGGTCAACAGCCGGGGAACCCTGCTCTATGAGGGCCGCGATCTTTTAACCCTGTCCAACCGCCAGTGGCGACCCCTGCGCCGCGATCTCCAGGTGGTGTTTCAGGACCCCTTCTCCTCCCTCTCGCCGAGGCTCAATGTCGGCCAGATCGTGGGCGAAGGCTTGAGCGTGCATGGCTTGGGCAACCGCGAGGAGCGCAAGCAACGGGTGGCCGAGGCGCTGATCGAGGTCGGCCTGGAACCGGAGATGATCGAGCGCTATCCCCACGAGTTTTCCGGCGGCCAGCGGCAACGGATCGCCATTGCCAGGGCCGTGGTGCTCAAGCCCCGCTTCCTGGTGCTGGACGAACCCACCAGCGCCCTGGATATGACCATCCAGGCCCAGATCATCGAGCTGCTCAAAAACCTCCAGGCCAAGCACGGGATCACCTACTTCTTCATCTCCCACGATCTGCGGGTGATCAAGGCCATGGCCGACGAGGTGGCGGTGATGCAGAATGGGTGCATTGTCGAGTCCGGTCCAGCGGCGCAACTCTTTGCCAACCCTTCCCACCCCTATACAAGAAAGCTTTTTTCCGCAGCCTTTGATCTGGCTACCGCTTGA
- a CDS encoding ABC transporter permease → METKPQKLSSRRWRRFKANRRGYYSLILFSLCFVLSLGAEILSNDKPILVSYQGQFYFPLLKAYPETTFGGVFETETDYQDPFVRKRLTSDGNHVLFPPNPHSYDSINLRIRQPVPSPPDGTNYLGTDDRGRDVLARLLYGFRLSVIFAFILTFIGTVIGIITGALQGYLGGRTDLFMQRFIEIWSAMPELYLLIIFASIFKPSVLLLLILLSIFGWMGLADYVRAEFLKGRNLDYVKAAKALGVGNITIMFRHLLPNGMTPVITFLPFRVSGSILALTSLDFLGLGVPPPTPSLGELLAQGKNNIEAWWLSLTTFGVLVGTLILLIFIGEALRETFDPRKV, encoded by the coding sequence ATGGAGACGAAACCCCAGAAACTCTCCTCCCGGCGCTGGCGGCGGTTTAAGGCGAACAGGCGCGGCTATTACAGCCTGATCCTCTTCTCTCTCTGCTTTGTCCTGAGCCTGGGGGCGGAGATCCTCAGCAACGACAAGCCGATCCTGGTCTCCTACCAGGGGCAGTTCTATTTCCCGCTGCTCAAAGCGTATCCGGAAACCACCTTCGGCGGGGTGTTCGAGACCGAGACCGATTACCAGGACCCCTTTGTCCGTAAGCGGCTCACCAGCGACGGAAACCATGTCCTCTTTCCACCCAACCCCCACAGTTACGACTCCATCAACCTGCGGATCCGGCAGCCGGTCCCCTCCCCACCCGATGGAACCAATTACCTGGGCACCGATGACCGGGGCCGCGATGTTCTGGCCCGGCTGCTCTACGGCTTTCGCCTCTCGGTGATTTTCGCCTTTATCCTCACCTTCATCGGCACGGTCATCGGCATCATCACCGGCGCCTTGCAGGGATATCTCGGCGGCCGCACCGATCTTTTCATGCAGCGCTTCATCGAGATCTGGAGCGCCATGCCCGAGCTCTACCTGCTGATCATCTTCGCCTCGATCTTCAAGCCCAGCGTCCTGCTCCTCTTGATCCTGCTCTCGATCTTCGGCTGGATGGGGCTGGCCGATTACGTGCGGGCCGAGTTTCTCAAGGGCCGCAACCTCGATTATGTCAAGGCGGCCAAGGCGCTGGGGGTGGGCAACATCACCATCATGTTCCGCCACCTGCTCCCCAACGGGATGACCCCGGTGATCACCTTCCTGCCCTTCCGGGTGAGCGGCTCGATCCTGGCCCTCACCAGCCTAGATTTTCTCGGCTTGGGCGTGCCGCCCCCCACCCCGAGCCTCGGCGAGTTGCTGGCCCAGGGCAAGAACAACATCGAGGCGTGGTGGCTTTCCCTGACCACCTTCGGGGTGCTGGTCGGCACCCTGATCCTGCTGATCTTTATCGGGGAAGCGTTGCGGGAAACCTTCGATCCAAGAAAGGTGTGA
- a CDS encoding hybrid sensor histidine kinase/response regulator — protein sequence MRISLFKKIFLSQLALIIIACGVISLASYAFMVRLYNDSQDDTLRILSSSTAMRVSNRIAQQKTTLKEIAEAREVALYGQKYQELLLARHLSRYQQQFPVLSYVDKDGNQEFRLVNGHASDLPDTPLGEQKVFRAAMAEPNQTILGEVVLDPVTQSPTLLFAYARVDYFGDQFLGLILGETPLAQIFAPAGNTLARKNDSCRIVAPDGKILADPEAKNIMQPLVVARQQTGQLFAKAAAQSKGEIQHATVNGVECYFALSRIPDTPWLAMALLPADQYSAVPDLFRNFSLLLFLGLLCLATIFTFLLARAINAPIRKLALASTAMANGDFEQRVAAGNDEIGDLAESFNTMAEKLGLATTREKHLLAAEASARLNAELADQHKSEFLAKVSHELRTPLNIILGMAQLLEEDASSAKSQEKIATIKEAGQNLLQLIDTILDFSRLESGAIVLTPTPFDLYGILTRLKKKYEPIAKAKGLTLVYAEPEAMPTTVVGDAARLFQILENLLDNAIKFTDHGEVSLRVRPLALKARSDQHIMHLRFEVSDTGCGIPPVQQNAMFESFKQIESYTTRKAGGLGIGLTLSQQLIALMHGEITMKSEPGKGSTFFVDLDLPVAKEVAPPPVEANKPEISSREITEQPSRGRVMHILVAEDNPVNQKLLRLMLEMHDHLVQVTGDGKEAVAVYQKNHIDLILMDVQMPEMNGFEATAAIRELEKESGRHVPIIAVTAHVMPGYKEECLKGGMDNYLSKPFRMQELFAIIEETMTSLNNPAA from the coding sequence ATGCGCATCTCACTCTTTAAGAAAATTTTCCTCAGCCAGCTTGCGCTGATCATCATCGCCTGCGGGGTAATTTCCCTGGCCAGTTATGCGTTCATGGTCCGACTGTACAACGATTCCCAGGACGATACGCTGCGCATTCTCTCCTCGTCAACGGCCATGAGGGTCTCAAACAGAATTGCACAGCAGAAGACCACCCTCAAGGAGATCGCCGAAGCCAGGGAGGTTGCGCTCTATGGGCAAAAATATCAGGAACTCCTGCTTGCCCGCCACCTGAGCCGGTATCAGCAACAGTTCCCGGTTCTCAGCTATGTGGACAAGGACGGCAATCAGGAGTTCCGGCTGGTCAATGGCCATGCCAGCGACCTTCCCGACACCCCCCTTGGTGAGCAGAAGGTGTTCCGAGCCGCCATGGCCGAGCCGAATCAGACAATTCTCGGCGAGGTTGTCCTCGACCCGGTCACGCAAAGTCCCACCCTCCTCTTTGCCTACGCCAGGGTTGACTATTTCGGCGACCAGTTTCTTGGCCTGATCCTGGGGGAAACGCCACTGGCACAGATTTTTGCCCCTGCCGGCAACACTCTTGCCAGAAAAAACGACTCCTGTCGAATTGTTGCCCCTGACGGCAAGATCCTCGCCGATCCCGAAGCAAAAAACATCATGCAGCCGCTGGTGGTTGCCCGGCAGCAGACCGGTCAGCTCTTCGCCAAGGCCGCGGCTCAGTCCAAGGGGGAGATTCAGCACGCCACGGTCAATGGCGTGGAGTGCTATTTTGCCCTCAGCCGGATCCCCGATACCCCCTGGCTGGCCATGGCACTACTCCCTGCCGATCAATACAGCGCGGTGCCCGACCTGTTTCGGAACTTCTCTCTTCTCCTTTTTCTCGGCCTTCTTTGCCTGGCGACCATCTTCACCTTCTTGCTCGCCCGGGCCATCAATGCCCCGATCCGGAAACTTGCTCTGGCCAGCACCGCCATGGCCAACGGCGATTTCGAGCAGCGGGTTGCTGCGGGCAATGATGAAATCGGTGATCTGGCCGAGTCTTTTAACACCATGGCGGAAAAACTCGGGCTTGCCACCACCCGGGAAAAACATTTGTTGGCGGCAGAAGCGTCCGCCCGGCTCAACGCCGAACTTGCCGACCAGCATAAGAGCGAATTCCTCGCCAAGGTCAGCCACGAGCTGCGCACCCCGCTCAATATCATCCTGGGCATGGCGCAACTGTTGGAGGAGGATGCGTCCTCCGCCAAGTCGCAGGAAAAGATTGCAACCATCAAGGAAGCCGGCCAGAACCTGCTCCAGCTCATCGACACCATCCTTGATTTTTCCCGGCTGGAAAGCGGGGCCATCGTCCTTACCCCTACCCCTTTTGATCTGTATGGGATCCTTACCAGGCTGAAGAAAAAATACGAGCCGATTGCCAAAGCAAAGGGGCTTACCCTTGTGTATGCGGAACCGGAGGCGATGCCCACCACGGTGGTAGGCGATGCAGCGAGGCTCTTTCAGATCCTCGAAAATCTGCTGGACAACGCAATCAAATTCACGGACCACGGCGAAGTCTCCCTGCGGGTTCGTCCTCTTGCCCTCAAGGCCCGAAGCGACCAGCACATTATGCATCTCCGGTTCGAGGTGAGCGATACGGGGTGCGGTATTCCTCCGGTGCAACAAAACGCCATGTTTGAGTCCTTCAAGCAGATTGAATCCTATACGACCAGAAAGGCCGGCGGCCTTGGGATCGGTCTTACCCTCTCCCAGCAGCTTATCGCACTCATGCATGGCGAAATCACCATGAAAAGCGAGCCCGGTAAGGGGAGCACCTTTTTTGTCGATCTGGATCTGCCGGTGGCCAAGGAAGTGGCTCCTCCCCCAGTCGAAGCGAATAAGCCGGAAATAAGCAGCAGGGAAATAACCGAACAACCCAGCAGGGGGCGCGTTATGCATATACTTGTCGCGGAAGATAATCCGGTAAACCAGAAGTTGCTGCGCCTCATGCTTGAGATGCACGACCACCTGGTCCAGGTGACCGGAGACGGCAAGGAGGCCGTTGCCGTTTATCAAAAAAACCATATCGACCTTATTCTCATGGATGTGCAGATGCCCGAGATGAACGGTTTCGAGGCCACCGCCGCCATCCGGGAGCTTGAGAAAGAAAGCGGTCGGCATGTGCCGATCATTGCCGTTACCGCCCATGTCATGCCGGGCTACAAGGAGGAATGCCTCAAGGGGGGCATGGATAATTATCTTTCCAAGCCATTTCGGATGCAGGAGCTGTTCGCAATCATCGAGGAAACCATGACCTCCTTAAACAATCCGGCGGCGTGA
- a CDS encoding microcin C ABC transporter permease YejB, which yields MAAYIIRRILLMIPTIFGIMLVTFAVTQFVPGGPVERMLAQLQGADRAGGEVRASRSVDLYQGDKGLDEERVAQLTKLYGFDKPPVERFLTMMKNYLVFDFGQSYYHHNSVVALVISKLPVSMSLGLWSFLIVYGVCIPLGIAKAMREGSRFDVITSTAILIGYAIPGFVLAIVLIVLFGGGSFFSIFPLRGLVSDNWAEMGLAAKVADYLWHMVLPVLSSAVGSLAVMTLLTKNSFLEEIRKQYVLTARAKGLSEKQVLYRHVFRNAIIPIITGFPGSFITAFFTGSLLIETIFSLDGMGLLAYESILNRDYPVVLGTLYFFTIIGLISRLLSDLSYVVVDPRISFESVESR from the coding sequence ATGGCAGCCTATATCATAAGACGGATCCTGCTCATGATCCCCACGATCTTCGGGATCATGCTGGTCACCTTCGCCGTCACCCAGTTCGTGCCGGGCGGACCGGTGGAGCGGATGCTCGCCCAGCTGCAGGGCGCGGACCGGGCCGGGGGCGAGGTTCGGGCCAGCCGCAGCGTGGATCTCTACCAGGGCGACAAGGGGCTCGACGAGGAGCGGGTCGCCCAACTCACCAAGCTCTACGGCTTCGACAAGCCGCCGGTGGAACGCTTCCTGACCATGATGAAAAACTATCTGGTCTTTGATTTCGGCCAGAGCTATTACCACCACAACAGCGTGGTCGCCCTGGTCATCTCCAAGCTGCCGGTCTCCATGTCCCTCGGCTTATGGTCGTTTCTCATCGTCTACGGGGTCTGTATCCCCCTGGGCATTGCCAAGGCGATGCGGGAAGGCTCCCGCTTCGATGTCATCACCAGCACCGCCATCTTGATCGGTTACGCCATCCCCGGCTTCGTTCTGGCCATCGTCCTCATCGTCCTCTTCGGCGGCGGCAGTTTTTTCAGCATCTTCCCCCTGCGCGGACTGGTCTCGGACAATTGGGCGGAGATGGGGCTTGCCGCCAAGGTGGCGGATTACCTTTGGCACATGGTTTTGCCGGTACTCTCCAGCGCGGTGGGCAGCCTGGCGGTGATGACCCTGCTGACCAAGAACTCCTTTTTGGAAGAGATCCGCAAGCAGTATGTGCTGACCGCCCGGGCCAAGGGGTTGAGCGAAAAGCAGGTTCTCTACCGGCATGTGTTCCGCAACGCCATCATCCCCATCATCACCGGCTTCCCCGGCTCCTTCATCACCGCCTTTTTCACCGGCTCCCTGCTCATTGAAACGATATTCTCCCTGGACGGCATGGGGCTGCTCGCCTACGAGTCCATTCTCAACCGCGATTATCCGGTGGTGCTGGGCACCCTCTACTTTTTCACCATCATCGGCTTGATCTCCCGGTTGCTCTCGGACCTCAGCTACGTAGTGGTGGACCCGCGCATCAGCTTTGAAAGTGTGGAGTCCCGCTAG